DNA from Spirochaetota bacterium:
CAATAATATAAACCGAAGAATATAATACAAACGCAACGATCATTAATTTTTTCTTTCCAATCTTTTGTGCTATCAAATTAACCGGTACATAGAATAAAAAGCTCAATGCAAACAAAATAATCATGTACTGCGAATACACACTCTTATCTAACTGGAGCAATACTGTTACATAGTACACCAGACCTGTGGTAATAAATGTCAGCGCAACCCAGTATGCCAAATCCGAGAGGGTAAAGAACAAAAAGTTTTTGTTTTTAAATGCCGAGCGCAAAGCCTCAAACGTACTTTCGTCTGACACCTTTGATTCACAATAACGCCGTTCATCAATAAATACCACTGGCAGATACATAAGAACAAGCGACACTCCACCAAAAATTACCATAACAAGCTGAAATGCTTTTGTGGAACTGTAACCGTAGCTGTTCTCAAACAAAGACTGTAATGCCACTGCCTGCGAACCAATTGCAAAGCCAATTGCCCAGGTTATGGATATTAATGTACTTAAAAATAATCGCTCATTAGGGGTATGTCCCAATTCAGACAGCCATGCAAAAAAAGGTGTAACGTACATAGTCATAAACCAGTAAAACAATGTTATTACAACAAAAAGCCACACCGAATTCCACAGTGAAAGATTTCCTACTGGCGGCATAAATGCAAGCACTCCTAAAAGAGCAAAGGGGAAAGCACCAATGGCTAAAAATTTTCTCCTTCGTCCAAACGGCGAACGGGAACGATCCGACATTGTTGCAATGATGGGGTCAGTGACGGCATCCCACAGCCTTCCAAAGGCATAAATAATTCCAATAATTGTAAGCACACCTATGACATATCCCTGATATATATAGGCTGGGAATATAGCCTTATCGCCTGACTCAGGCGGAAGGTAAAAATATATTAATAAATTTCCAACACTGAATGAAGCCAGTGACCAGCCTAATTGTCCCAATGCATACATAATTTTTTTCCATAATGGCAATGTTTCAACGTTGTAATTCATTGTCTCCACCTCTTTGATATACAAATTGTCATGTTGAACTTAATTTATCTACTTTGCATCAACAAAACTCAATTGTAAAAATTTCCAAGTAGATACACTTTTTTAAAATTATTCTCTACAATTTTTTTCAAAAACTAATATTATATCGATAACGATATAAATATGTACAATAAAATCAACCTTTTTTTCACTTCACTTCATGTATTTTTACATGGCAAATTCTCAGAGTGTACAATTAAACATTTTTTAAATAACAGGGTACAAAATTTGGACTGTAATAAGTAAAAATAAAAACCCGCTTTGCTGTGCGCAGGCGGGTCAATGATTTCCACTTGCGAGAGCAATGTTGCTATGAGGCTGGGGATGCAACTTTTTGTTTGTGTAATAATATACGAGCATCAACTGCCATACACCCTTTTGGGTATACCATAATAGGGTTACATTCAATATCCTGAATTTCTTCTATATAAGTTATTGCATGGCCGAGTGTAACAATAACATCACTGAGTGATTGAGAATCAAGAGGTTCTTTACCCCTGAAGCCTTCAAACAGCCTGGCAGCTTTTAATTGATATATCATCTCTAATGCTTCCACCTTTGTAACAGGAGCAAGCCGTATGGCAACATCTTTAAACAATTCTACATATATACCACCCAGACCAACCATAACTATAGGACCAAAAACGGGGTCCTTTTTAGCTCCTATAAAAAATTCTGTTCCCCCTGGGGCCATTGTATGTACGTATATACCACCAAAAAGTGCATGTGGATTATACTCAAA
Protein-coding regions in this window:
- a CDS encoding MFS transporter, producing MNYNVETLPLWKKIMYALGQLGWSLASFSVGNLLIYFYLPPESGDKAIFPAYIYQGYVIGVLTIIGIIYAFGRLWDAVTDPIIATMSDRSRSPFGRRRKFLAIGAFPFALLGVLAFMPPVGNLSLWNSVWLFVVITLFYWFMTMYVTPFFAWLSELGHTPNERLFLSTLISITWAIGFAIGSQAVALQSLFENSYGYSSTKAFQLVMVIFGGVSLVLMYLPVVFIDERRYCESKVSDESTFEALRSAFKNKNFLFFTLSDLAYWVALTFITTGLVYYVTVLLQLDKSVYSQYMIILFALSFLFYVPVNLIAQKIGKKKLMIVAFVLYSSVYIIAAMLGWFPLDKNVQGLIVIVMTSLPLAIFGILPNAIIADIAEADGIKTGNFKAGIFFGARTFMSKMGQMIAALMFPSLILLGKTPENDIGVRITCIVAFFFCVAGLILFVKYDEKKVLEILATKEKVK